A portion of the Chelmon rostratus isolate fCheRos1 chromosome 15, fCheRos1.pri, whole genome shotgun sequence genome contains these proteins:
- the clic4 gene encoding chloride intracellular channel protein 4 — translation MSLSVPQNGVKAENDPVIELFVKAGSDGESIGNCPFSQRLFMILWLKGVVFNVTTVDLKRKPADLQNLAPGTHPPFITFNGEVKTDVNKIEEFLEDVLCPPKYIKLGARHPESNTAGMDIFAKFSAYIKNSKPDANEALERGLLKTLQKLDEYLRSPLPDEIDHNSIEDIKVSNRNFLDGDEMTLADCNLLPKLHIVKVVAKKYRGFDIPKEMTAIWKYLNNAYMREEFTNTCPSDKEIEIAYGDVAKRLVK, via the exons GCGGGAAGTGATGGAGAAAGCATTGGGAACTGTCCCTTCTCCCAGAGGCTCTTCATGATTCTGTGGCTCAAAGGAGTCGTCTTTAACGTCACCACGGTGGACCTCAAGAG GAAGCCTGCAGACCTCCAGAACCTGGCCCCGGGAACACACCCGCCCTTCATCACCTTCAACGGTGAGGTCAAGACTGACGTCAACAAGATCGAGGAGTTCCTTGAGGATGTCCTTTGCCCACCCAA gTACATCAAGCTTGGTGCAAGACACCCAGAGTCAAACACAGCTGGTATGGACATCTTCGCCAAATTTTCAGCATACATTAAGAACTCAAAACCAGATGCAAATGAGG CTCTGGAGCGCGGGCTTCTGAAGACCCTGCAGAAGCTGGATGAGTATCTCCGCTCGCCACTGCCCGATGAGATCGACCACAACAGCATCGAGGACATCAAGGTCTCCAACCGCAACTTCTTGGATGGTGACGAAATGACCTTGGCTGACTGTAACCTGCTGCCCAAGCTGCATATAGTCAAA GTGGTGGCCAAGAAGTACAGAGGCTTTGACATCCCCAAAGAGATGACCGCCATCTGGAAGTACCTGAACAACGCCTACATGCGTGAAGAGTTCACCAACACCTGCCCCAGCGACAAGGAGATCGAGATAGCCTACGGAGACGTAGCCAAGAGGCTGGTCAAATAA